AGTGGCTCGAGGAGGCGGCGTCCGCGGCGCCGCCGATCGGCGTCGTCGAGATCCCCCGTGCTTCCGTCAGCGGCGTGCCCATCTCCGCGACCGAAGTGAGACGGCTCCTCGCGCAGCACGATTTCGGAAGGATCGCAGCGCTCGTCCCCGCGACCACGCTGCAGCTCCTCGAGAGAAGATTCCCGGCAACCGGGAGCACCATCCCAACGAGAGGGCAAACCGCATGAAGGTCATCAAGGAGGCCGTCGCCGGCACCCTGGAATCCAGCGATCTGCTGGTCAAGGTCGCCCCTGGCGGCAAAGGGACTCGCGACATCGTGATCCAGAGCGAGGTGTTCAAGCAGTTCGGCAAGCAGATCGAGCGCGTCGTCACGGACACCCTGGACGCGCTGTCGGTCACTGAGGCGGCCATCGTGATCGAGGACAAGGGTGCCCTGGATTGTGTCATCCGGGCGCGGGTGCAGGCAGCCGTCCTGCGCGGCTGCGCTTCGGATCAGCTGGATTGGGAGAAGCTGTCATGAAGCTACGTCGGAGCATGCTCTTCGTCCCGGGCGATAACGCGGCAATGCTGAGCACGACGTTCGTCTTCAAGCCGGACTCGATCATGTTCGACCTGGAGGACGCGGTCTCGCCGCGCGAGAAGGATTCCGCGCGCCTGCTGGTGTACCAGGCGCTGCGGCACCCGGCCTATCGCGAGATCGAGACCGTCGTGCGCGTCAACGAGCTGAATACGGAGTTCGGGCTGAAGGATCTGGAAGCTGCGGTCCGAGGGGGCGCCCACATCGTGCGCCTGCCCAAGACGGAGACCGCCGAGGACATCCACCAGCTCGAGGCGCACGTGGCGCGGATCGAGAAGGCCTGCGGTCGCCCGTCCGGCGACACGAAGCTGATGGCGGCGATCGAGTCCGCGTCCGGCGTCGTGAACGCCGTCGCG
The Candidatus Eisenbacteria bacterium genome window above contains:
- a CDS encoding [citrate (pro-3S)-lyase] ligase — translated: ERSWAAIDLLLFREYIAPALGITHRYVGTEPFDRVTNSYNTQMKQWLEEAASAAPPIGVVEIPRASVSGVPISATEVRRLLAQHDFGRIAALVPATTLQLLERRFPATGSTIPTRGQTA
- the citD gene encoding citrate lyase acyl carrier protein, which translates into the protein MKVIKEAVAGTLESSDLLVKVAPGGKGTRDIVIQSEVFKQFGKQIERVVTDTLDALSVTEAAIVIEDKGALDCVIRARVQAAVLRGCASDQLDWEKLS